The Xanthobacter flavus genome includes a window with the following:
- the rpsG gene encoding 30S ribosomal protein S7 yields MSRRHKAERREVIPDAKYGSTTLSRFMNSVMRDGKKSVAEGIVYGALDVVEAKAKHDPVEVFIQALENVAPAVEVRSRRVGGATYQVPVEVRTERRQTLAIRWLIASARARNEKTMVERLSAELLDAANNRGSAVKKREDTHRMAEANRAFSHYRW; encoded by the coding sequence ATGTCCCGTCGTCACAAGGCCGAGCGCCGCGAAGTCATCCCGGACGCCAAGTATGGCTCGACCACCCTGTCGCGCTTCATGAATTCCGTCATGCGCGACGGCAAGAAGTCGGTTGCCGAAGGCATCGTCTATGGCGCCCTCGACGTGGTCGAGGCCAAGGCGAAGCATGATCCGGTCGAGGTCTTCATTCAGGCGCTCGAGAACGTGGCCCCTGCGGTGGAAGTTCGCTCCCGCCGCGTCGGTGGCGCCACCTACCAGGTCCCGGTCGAGGTGCGCACCGAGCGTCGCCAGACCCTCGCGATCCGCTGGCTCATCGCCTCGGCCCGCGCCCGCAACGAGAAGACCATGGTGGAGCGTCTCTCCGCCGAGCTGCTCGATGCTGCCAACAATCGCGGCTCCGCCGTGAAGAAGCGCGAAGACACGCACCGGATGGCCGAAGCCAACCGCGCGTTCTCGCATTACCGCTGGTGA
- a CDS encoding TPM domain-containing protein has product MGEENARRVARPRAFAIPARRFVPVLAGLVALCLAIAAGAVAPARAELTFPPLTGRVVDAAHVLDAATLAALDAKLAAQEARATDQLVVATIPSLQGTSIEDYANRLFRTWQIGQAKKNNGVLLLVAPNERKVRIEVGYGLEGILTDAVASTIIRNAIVPAFKSGDMAAGIVKGTDAIIEILNLDPDEAKARAKTLESSDWTEEEVDNLIFLAVMVIFMGFIIWRVMRGGGPGGPAARRRRDGAVAGGPIAWEWGTGSSSGWSGGSSGGGWSGGGGSSGGGGASGDW; this is encoded by the coding sequence ATGGGCGAGGAGAATGCCCGCCGGGTGGCCCGGCCACGCGCCTTTGCGATCCCGGCCCGGCGCTTTGTGCCCGTGCTGGCCGGCCTGGTGGCGCTGTGCCTCGCCATCGCGGCCGGAGCCGTCGCGCCCGCCCGCGCGGAGCTGACCTTCCCGCCCCTCACCGGGCGGGTGGTGGACGCCGCCCATGTGCTCGACGCCGCCACCCTCGCCGCGCTGGATGCCAAGCTCGCGGCGCAGGAGGCGCGGGCCACCGACCAATTGGTGGTGGCCACCATTCCCTCGCTGCAGGGCACCTCCATCGAGGACTACGCCAACCGCCTGTTCCGCACCTGGCAGATCGGGCAGGCGAAGAAGAACAATGGCGTCCTCCTTCTCGTCGCCCCCAACGAGCGCAAAGTGCGCATCGAGGTGGGTTACGGGCTGGAAGGCATCCTCACCGATGCGGTCGCCTCCACCATCATCCGCAACGCCATCGTGCCGGCGTTCAAGTCCGGCGACATGGCGGCCGGGATCGTCAAGGGCACGGACGCGATCATAGAAATCCTGAACCTCGATCCGGACGAGGCGAAGGCGCGGGCGAAGACGCTGGAATCTTCCGACTGGACCGAGGAGGAGGTGGACAACCTCATCTTTCTCGCGGTGATGGTCATCTTCATGGGGTTCATCATCTGGCGCGTCATGCGCGGGGGCGGGCCGGGCGGTCCGGCCGCCCGCAGGCGGCGCGACGGGGCGGTGGCCGGCGGACCGATCGCGTGGGAATGGGGCACGGGCAGCAGCTCCGGCTGGTCCGGCGGGTCTTCGGGCGGCGGCTGGTCGGGCGGCGGAGGCTCCTCCGGCGGGGGCGGCGCTTCGGGGGACTGGTAG
- a CDS encoding LemA family protein — translation MSIVLREFARLRAPLFAVLAALMLAGCGINVIPTEEERAKAAWSEVLNQYQRRSDLIPNLVETVKGYAAQEKDVLTSVIEARAKATSIRVDASTITNPEQFKQFQDAQAGLSSALGRLIAVSEAYPDLKSNANFLALQSQIEGTENRIAVARRDYIEAVRVYNTELKTFPGALWAATLYRAYKPMETFTISEQQMQVPKVKFN, via the coding sequence ATGTCCATCGTTCTTCGTGAATTCGCCCGCCTCCGGGCGCCGCTCTTCGCCGTGCTGGCCGCGCTCATGCTGGCGGGATGCGGCATCAATGTGATTCCCACCGAGGAGGAGCGCGCCAAGGCGGCGTGGAGCGAGGTGCTGAACCAGTACCAGCGCCGCTCGGACCTCATTCCCAATCTGGTGGAGACGGTGAAGGGCTATGCCGCCCAGGAGAAGGACGTGCTGACCTCGGTGATCGAGGCGCGCGCCAAGGCCACCTCCATCAGGGTGGATGCCTCCACCATCACCAATCCCGAGCAGTTCAAGCAGTTCCAGGACGCGCAGGCGGGCCTCTCCTCCGCGCTGGGGCGGCTGATCGCGGTGTCGGAGGCCTATCCGGACCTGAAATCCAATGCCAACTTCCTCGCCCTCCAGTCTCAGATCGAGGGCACCGAGAACCGCATCGCCGTGGCGCGGCGCGACTATATCGAGGCGGTGCGCGTCTATAACACCGAGCTGAAGACCTTCCCCGGCGCGCTGTGGGCCGCCACCCTCTATCGCGCCTACAAGCCCATGGAGACCTTCACCATCTCCGAGCAGCAGATGCAGGTGCCCAAGGTGAAGTTCAACTGA
- the rplD gene encoding 50S ribosomal protein L4 — protein sequence MELTVKTLDGSEAGSVTLSDAIFGLEPRADILHRCVTWQLSRRQAGTHRTKGRSEINRTSKKLYKQKGTGNARHGAASAPQFRGGGRAFGPVVRSHAIDLPKKVRALALKHALSSKAKAEQIIVLDTANLADPKTKALKDRLEKLGISSVLFVDGAQVEQNIALAARNLPYVDVLPIQGINVYDILRRDTLVLTKAAVDALEARFK from the coding sequence ATGGAACTCACCGTCAAGACGCTCGACGGCTCCGAAGCCGGCTCCGTGACCCTGTCCGACGCGATCTTCGGCCTTGAGCCGCGCGCGGACATCCTGCACCGTTGCGTGACCTGGCAGCTCTCCCGCCGCCAGGCCGGCACGCACCGCACCAAGGGCCGTTCGGAGATCAACCGCACGTCCAAGAAGCTGTACAAGCAGAAGGGCACCGGCAACGCCCGTCACGGCGCCGCGTCCGCTCCGCAGTTCCGCGGCGGCGGTCGTGCCTTCGGCCCGGTGGTGCGCTCGCACGCCATCGACCTGCCGAAGAAGGTCCGTGCCCTCGCGCTGAAGCATGCGCTCTCGTCGAAGGCGAAGGCCGAGCAGATCATCGTGCTCGACACCGCCAACCTCGCCGATCCGAAGACCAAGGCGCTCAAGGATCGGCTTGAGAAGCTCGGCATCTCGTCCGTTCTCTTCGTGGACGGCGCCCAGGTGGAGCAGAACATCGCGCTCGCGGCGCGCAACCTGCCCTACGTGGACGTGCTGCCCATCCAGGGCATCAACGTCTATGACATCCTGCGCCGCGACACCCTGGTCCTGACCAAGGCCGCCGTGGACGCGCTGGAGGCGCGCTTCAAATGA
- the rpsL gene encoding 30S ribosomal protein S12, producing MPTINQLIRKPREAQKARDKAPALQSSPQKRGVCTRVYTTTPKKPNSALRKVAKVRLTNSYEVIGYIPGEGHNLQEHSVVMIRGGRVKDLPGVRYHILRGVLDTQGVKNRKQRRSKYGAKRPK from the coding sequence ATGCCGACGATCAACCAGCTGATCCGTAAGCCGCGCGAAGCGCAGAAGGCGCGCGACAAGGCGCCGGCGCTTCAGTCGAGCCCGCAGAAGCGCGGCGTTTGCACGCGAGTTTACACGACGACCCCGAAGAAGCCGAACTCGGCCCTTCGTAAGGTTGCCAAGGTGCGGCTCACCAACAGCTACGAAGTGATCGGCTACATCCCCGGTGAAGGTCACAACCTTCAGGAACACTCCGTGGTGATGATCCGTGGCGGCCGCGTGAAGGATCTTCCCGGCGTGCGCTACCACATCCTGCGTGGCGTTCTGGATACCCAGGGCGTGAAGAACCGCAAGCAGCGCCGTTCGAAGTACGGCGCGAAGCGGCCGAAGTGA
- a CDS encoding malate dehydrogenase, giving the protein MTKPAVRVAVTGAAGQICYSLLFRIANGDLFGKDQPVILQLLDLPQAQGAVKGVVMEIEDCAFPNFAGVVITDDPKVAFKDIDAAILVGARPRSKGMERADLLSANAEIFKVQGAALNEVAKRDVKVLVVGNPANTNAYITAKSAPDLPARNITAMLRLDHNRALSQFAAKAGVESKDIEKVAVWGNHSPTMYADYRFATVKGKPLPELINDETWYRETLLPTVGKRGAAIIEARGLSSAASAANAAIDHMHDWIHGTAGKWVSMGVASDGSYGVPEGIVFGMPAICTAGEYEVVQGLPMDDFSKTQFDKTLKELLEERDGVAALLA; this is encoded by the coding sequence ATGACCAAACCCGCCGTTCGCGTCGCAGTCACGGGCGCCGCCGGTCAGATTTGCTATTCTCTTCTTTTCCGCATCGCCAACGGCGACCTGTTCGGCAAGGACCAGCCGGTCATCCTCCAGCTTCTCGACCTTCCCCAGGCGCAGGGTGCCGTGAAGGGCGTGGTGATGGAGATCGAGGATTGCGCCTTCCCGAATTTCGCGGGCGTGGTCATCACCGATGATCCGAAGGTCGCCTTCAAGGACATCGACGCAGCGATTCTCGTCGGCGCCCGTCCCCGCTCGAAGGGCATGGAGCGCGCCGACCTCCTCTCCGCCAACGCCGAGATCTTCAAGGTCCAGGGCGCGGCGCTGAACGAGGTGGCCAAGCGCGACGTGAAGGTGCTGGTGGTCGGCAACCCGGCCAACACCAATGCCTACATCACCGCCAAGAGCGCCCCGGACCTGCCGGCCCGCAACATCACCGCCATGCTCCGCCTCGACCACAACCGCGCTTTGTCGCAGTTCGCGGCGAAGGCCGGCGTCGAGAGCAAGGACATCGAGAAGGTGGCGGTGTGGGGCAACCACTCCCCGACCATGTATGCCGACTACCGCTTCGCCACCGTGAAGGGCAAGCCGCTGCCGGAGCTCATCAACGACGAGACCTGGTATCGCGAGACCCTGCTGCCGACCGTCGGCAAGCGCGGCGCCGCCATCATCGAGGCCCGTGGCCTGTCGTCTGCGGCCTCCGCCGCAAACGCCGCCATCGACCACATGCATGACTGGATCCACGGCACCGCCGGTAAGTGGGTGTCCATGGGCGTCGCGTCCGATGGCTCCTACGGCGTGCCCGAGGGCATCGTTTTCGGCATGCCTGCCATCTGCACCGCGGGCGAGTACGAAGTGGTCCAGGGCCTGCCCATGGACGACTTCTCCAAGACCCAGTTCGACAAGACCCTCAAGGAACTGCTGGAAGAGCGCGACGGCGTCGCCGCCCTTCTCGCCTGA
- the rplC gene encoding 50S ribosomal protein L3 — MRSGVIAQKVGMTRIFTDAGEHVPVTVLKVESCQVVAHRTLDKNGYVAVQLGAGRRKPKNVTRAERGHFAVAQVEPKRKMAEFRVPEDGLIPVGAEITADHFVVGQYVDVTGTTIGKGFAGGMKRHNFGGLRASHGVSISHRSIGSTGGRQDPGKTFKNKKMPGHMGDVTVTTQNLKVVMTDVERGLIAVEGAVPGHAGGWITVRDAVKKRLPAEAPKPGAFKLGNGSDAAPAAEAANEEGA, encoded by the coding sequence ATGCGGTCAGGCGTCATCGCCCAGAAGGTCGGCATGACCCGCATCTTCACCGATGCTGGCGAGCACGTGCCGGTCACTGTGCTGAAGGTTGAGAGCTGCCAGGTGGTTGCCCACCGCACGCTCGACAAGAATGGCTATGTCGCGGTCCAGCTCGGTGCTGGCCGGCGCAAGCCGAAGAACGTGACCCGCGCCGAGCGCGGCCACTTCGCCGTGGCTCAGGTTGAGCCCAAGCGGAAGATGGCCGAGTTCCGCGTGCCGGAAGACGGGCTCATCCCCGTCGGTGCCGAGATCACCGCTGACCACTTCGTCGTGGGCCAGTATGTGGACGTCACCGGCACCACCATCGGCAAGGGCTTCGCCGGCGGCATGAAGCGCCACAATTTCGGTGGTCTTCGCGCCTCGCACGGCGTCTCCATCTCGCATCGTTCGATCGGTTCGACCGGCGGCCGTCAGGACCCCGGCAAGACCTTCAAGAACAAGAAGATGCCCGGCCACATGGGTGACGTCACCGTCACCACCCAGAACCTGAAGGTCGTGATGACCGACGTCGAGCGCGGCCTCATCGCCGTCGAAGGCGCCGTTCCCGGCCATGCGGGTGGCTGGATCACCGTGCGCGACGCCGTGAAGAAGAGGTTGCCCGCCGAGGCCCCCAAGCCCGGCGCGTTCAAGCTCGGCAACGGTTCGGACGCGGCCCCCGCCGCTGAAGCCGCCAATGAGGAGGGCGCGTGA
- the tuf gene encoding elongation factor Tu codes for MAKEKFNRSKPHCNIGTIGHVDHGKTSLTAAITKILAESGGATFTAYDQIDKAPEEKARGITISTAHVEYETNNRHYAHVDCPGHADYVKNMITGAAQMDGAILVVSAADGPMPQTREHILLARQVGVPALVVFLNKCDMVDDPELLELVEMEVRELLSKYDFPGDDIPIIRGSALVALENGDPELGKNAVLKLMEAVDAYIPQPERPIDLPFLMPIEDVFSISGRGTVVTGRVERGIIKVGEEVEIVGIRPTVKTTVTGVEMFRKLLDQGQAGDNVGILLRGTKREDVERGQVVCKPGSVKPHTKFKAEAYILTKEEGGRHTPFFTNYRPQFYFRTTDVTGVCTLPEGTEMVMPGDNVSMDVHLIVPIAMEEKLRFAIREGGRTVGAGVVAAIIE; via the coding sequence ATGGCCAAAGAGAAGTTCAACCGCTCGAAGCCGCACTGCAACATCGGCACGATCGGTCACGTTGATCACGGCAAGACGTCTCTGACGGCTGCGATCACGAAGATTCTTGCGGAGTCCGGCGGCGCGACGTTCACGGCGTACGACCAGATCGACAAGGCGCCGGAAGAGAAGGCGCGCGGCATCACGATCTCGACCGCTCACGTTGAGTACGAGACCAACAACCGCCACTACGCGCACGTCGACTGCCCCGGGCATGCCGACTATGTGAAGAACATGATCACCGGCGCGGCGCAGATGGACGGCGCGATCCTGGTGGTGTCGGCGGCCGACGGCCCCATGCCGCAGACCCGCGAGCACATCCTGCTCGCCCGTCAGGTCGGCGTGCCGGCGCTGGTGGTGTTCCTGAACAAGTGCGACATGGTCGACGATCCGGAGCTCCTGGAGCTGGTGGAGATGGAGGTGCGCGAGCTCCTCTCGAAGTACGACTTCCCCGGCGACGACATCCCGATCATCCGCGGCTCGGCGCTTGTTGCGCTCGAGAACGGCGATCCGGAGCTGGGCAAGAACGCGGTGCTGAAGCTGATGGAGGCGGTCGACGCCTACATCCCGCAGCCCGAGCGTCCCATCGACCTGCCGTTCCTGATGCCGATCGAGGACGTGTTCTCGATCTCCGGCCGCGGCACCGTGGTGACCGGCCGCGTCGAGCGCGGCATCATCAAGGTGGGCGAGGAAGTCGAGATCGTCGGCATCCGTCCGACGGTGAAGACGACGGTGACCGGCGTCGAGATGTTCCGCAAGCTGCTCGATCAGGGCCAGGCTGGCGACAACGTCGGCATCCTGCTGCGCGGCACCAAGCGCGAGGACGTGGAGCGCGGCCAGGTGGTGTGCAAGCCGGGTTCGGTGAAGCCGCACACGAAGTTCAAGGCCGAGGCCTACATCCTGACGAAGGAAGAGGGTGGTCGTCACACCCCCTTCTTCACCAACTACCGCCCGCAGTTCTACTTCCGCACGACGGACGTGACCGGCGTGTGCACGCTGCCCGAAGGCACCGAGATGGTGATGCCGGGCGACAACGTGTCGATGGACGTGCACCTGATCGTTCCGATCGCCATGGAGGAGAAGCTGCGCTTCGCCATCCGTGAAGGCGGCCGTACGGTTGGCGCCGGCGTCGTCGCTGCCATCATCGAGTGA
- the rpsS gene encoding 30S ribosomal protein S19 → MSRSVWKGPFVDGYMLKKAEAAAGSGRRDVIKIWSRRSTILPQFVGLTFGVYNGHKHVPVNVTEDMIGQKFGEFAPTRTYYGHAADKKSKRR, encoded by the coding sequence ATGTCTCGCTCTGTCTGGAAGGGCCCGTTCGTCGACGGCTACATGCTGAAGAAGGCTGAAGCTGCCGCGGGTTCGGGTCGTCGCGACGTCATCAAGATCTGGAGCCGGCGCTCCACCATTCTGCCCCAGTTCGTGGGCTTAACCTTCGGCGTCTACAACGGCCACAAGCATGTGCCCGTCAACGTCACCGAGGACATGATCGGCCAGAAGTTCGGCGAGTTCGCTCCGACGCGGACTTACTACGGGCACGCGGCCGACAAGAAGTCGAAGCGGCGGTGA
- the fusA gene encoding elongation factor G, with the protein MPRTHAIEDYRNFGIMAHIDAGKTTTTERILYYTGKSHKIGEVHDGAATMDWMTQEQERGITITSAATTAIWQGKRLNIIDTPGHVDFTIEVERSLRVLDGAVCVLDGNQGVEPQTETVWRQADKYNVPRVVFVNKMDKIGADFYRCVEMIVDRVAGNPVCCQLPIGSENNFKGIIDLVRMKAVVWEDEALGAKYHDEEIPADLADKAAEYRNKLVEAAVELDDDAMAAYLDGTEPDEATLKRLIRLAVIGRKFNPVFCGSAFKNKGVQPLLDAVVDYLPSPIDRGAIKGIDFKTEEDTVRLPSDEEPTSVLAFKIMDDPFVGTITFCRVYAGKMETGMGLLNSTRDKRERVGRMLLMHANNREDIKEAYAGDIVALAGLKDVRTGDTLCDPAKAVILEKMEFPEPVIEIAIEPKSKADQEKLGIALSKLAAEDPSFRVSTDFESGQTILKGMGELHLDIKVDILKRTYKVDANIGAPQVAYRETLTKKTEVDYTHKKQTGGTGQFARVKFTVEPNEAGKGFAFESAIVGGAVPKEYIPGVQKGLESVLGAGVLAGFPVVDVKVTLTDGAFHEVDSSALAFEIASRAAFREALQKGTSVLLEPIMKVEVVTPEDYTGSVIGDLNSRRGQIQGQDMRGNANVINAMVPLANMFGYVNTLRSFSQGRATFTMQFDHYEQVPSNVAQEVQAKYA; encoded by the coding sequence ATGCCCCGGACTCACGCGATCGAGGACTACCGCAACTTCGGCATCATGGCCCACATTGATGCCGGCAAGACCACGACCACCGAGCGGATCCTCTATTACACCGGCAAGAGCCACAAGATCGGCGAAGTCCATGATGGCGCTGCCACCATGGACTGGATGACCCAGGAGCAGGAACGCGGCATCACCATCACGTCTGCCGCGACGACTGCGATCTGGCAGGGCAAGCGCCTGAACATCATCGACACCCCCGGCCACGTGGACTTCACCATCGAGGTGGAGCGCTCGCTCCGCGTGCTCGACGGCGCCGTGTGCGTGCTGGACGGCAACCAGGGCGTCGAGCCGCAGACCGAGACCGTGTGGCGCCAGGCGGACAAGTACAACGTGCCGCGCGTCGTGTTCGTCAACAAGATGGACAAGATCGGCGCCGACTTCTACCGCTGCGTCGAGATGATCGTGGACCGCGTCGCCGGCAACCCGGTGTGCTGCCAGCTCCCGATCGGCTCGGAGAACAACTTCAAGGGCATCATCGACCTCGTCCGCATGAAGGCGGTCGTGTGGGAAGATGAAGCCCTCGGCGCCAAGTACCATGACGAGGAGATCCCCGCGGATCTCGCCGACAAGGCTGCCGAATACCGCAACAAGCTGGTGGAAGCCGCCGTCGAACTCGACGACGACGCCATGGCTGCTTATCTCGACGGCACCGAGCCGGACGAGGCGACCCTCAAGCGCCTGATCCGTCTCGCCGTCATCGGCCGCAAGTTCAACCCGGTGTTCTGCGGCTCGGCCTTCAAGAACAAGGGCGTGCAGCCCCTGCTCGACGCGGTGGTGGACTATCTGCCGTCGCCGATCGATCGCGGCGCGATCAAGGGCATCGACTTCAAGACCGAGGAAGACACCGTGCGTCTTCCCTCGGACGAGGAGCCGACCTCCGTGCTCGCGTTCAAGATCATGGACGATCCCTTCGTCGGCACCATCACCTTCTGCCGTGTCTACGCCGGCAAGATGGAAACCGGCATGGGCCTGCTCAACTCCACCCGCGACAAGCGCGAGCGCGTCGGGCGGATGCTGCTGATGCACGCCAACAACCGCGAAGACATCAAGGAAGCCTATGCGGGCGACATCGTCGCCCTCGCCGGCCTCAAGGATGTGCGCACGGGCGATACCCTCTGCGATCCGGCCAAGGCCGTGATCCTGGAGAAGATGGAATTCCCCGAGCCGGTCATCGAGATCGCGATCGAGCCGAAGTCCAAGGCTGACCAGGAGAAGCTGGGCATCGCCCTCTCCAAGCTGGCTGCCGAGGACCCGTCCTTCCGCGTGTCGACCGACTTCGAGAGCGGCCAGACCATCCTCAAGGGGATGGGCGAACTGCACCTCGACATCAAGGTCGACATCCTGAAGCGCACCTACAAGGTGGACGCCAACATCGGCGCTCCTCAGGTCGCCTATCGTGAGACCCTCACGAAGAAGACCGAGGTGGACTACACCCACAAGAAGCAGACCGGTGGTACCGGCCAGTTCGCGCGGGTGAAGTTCACGGTGGAGCCGAACGAGGCCGGCAAGGGCTTCGCTTTCGAGAGCGCCATCGTCGGCGGCGCGGTGCCGAAGGAGTACATCCCGGGCGTCCAGAAGGGCCTCGAGAGCGTGCTTGGCGCCGGCGTGCTGGCGGGCTTCCCCGTGGTGGACGTCAAGGTGACGCTCACCGACGGCGCGTTCCACGAAGTGGACTCGTCGGCCCTGGCGTTCGAGATCGCGTCCCGCGCGGCGTTCCGCGAGGCCCTGCAGAAGGGCACCTCGGTGCTGCTTGAGCCGATCATGAAGGTCGAGGTGGTGACCCCGGAAGACTACACCGGCTCGGTCATCGGCGACCTGAACTCGCGTCGTGGCCAGATCCAGGGCCAGGACATGCGTGGCAATGCGAACGTCATCAACGCGATGGTGCCGCTGGCCAACATGTTCGGCTACGTGAACACCCTGCGCTCCTTCAGCCAGGGCCGCGCCACCTTCACCATGCAGTTCGACCACTACGAGCAGGTGCCGTCGAACGTCGCTCAGGAGGTCCAGGCCAAGTACGCGTGA
- the rplB gene encoding 50S ribosomal protein L2, translating into MALKHFKPVTPSLRQLVIVDRSGLYKGKPVKTLTEGKSSSGGRNNNGRITVRFRGGGHKQTYRLVDFKRLKRGMSATVERLEYDPNRTSFIALLKYEDGELAYILAPQRLAVGDQVIAGDNVDVKPGNAGPLSSLPVGTIVHNVELKIGKGGQIARSAGTYAQIVGRDEGYVIVRLNSGEQRLVHGACYATVGAVSNPDHMNISLGKAGRSRWLGRMPHNRGVVMNPVDHPHGGGEGRTSGGRHPVTPWGIPTKGKKTRSNKATDKFIVSSRHKRKK; encoded by the coding sequence ATGGCGCTGAAGCATTTCAAGCCGGTCACGCCGAGCCTTCGCCAGCTCGTGATCGTGGACCGCTCCGGCCTCTACAAGGGCAAGCCGGTGAAGACCCTGACCGAGGGCAAGAGCTCCTCGGGCGGACGCAACAACAATGGCCGCATCACCGTCCGCTTCCGCGGCGGCGGCCACAAGCAGACCTACCGTCTGGTCGATTTCAAGCGCCTCAAGCGCGGCATGTCGGCGACGGTGGAGCGGCTGGAGTACGATCCGAACCGCACCTCGTTCATCGCCCTCCTCAAGTATGAGGACGGTGAGCTGGCCTACATCTTGGCGCCGCAGCGCCTGGCCGTTGGCGACCAGGTGATCGCCGGGGACAACGTGGACGTGAAGCCCGGCAATGCCGGTCCTCTCTCCTCGCTCCCGGTCGGCACGATCGTGCACAACGTCGAGCTGAAGATCGGCAAGGGTGGCCAGATCGCCCGCTCCGCCGGCACCTACGCGCAGATCGTGGGTCGCGACGAGGGCTACGTGATCGTCCGCCTGAACTCTGGCGAGCAGCGCCTCGTGCACGGGGCGTGCTACGCCACCGTGGGCGCGGTCTCCAACCCGGACCACATGAACATCTCGCTGGGCAAGGCGGGACGCAGCCGCTGGCTCGGGCGTATGCCGCACAACCGCGGCGTGGTCATGAACCCGGTGGATCACCCGCACGGCGGCGGTGAAGGCCGCACCTCGGGCGGCCGTCATCCGGTCACGCCCTGGGGCATCCCCACCAAGGGCAAGAAGACCCGCAGCAACAAGGCGACGGACAAGTTCATCGTGTCCAGCCGCCACAAGCGCAAGAAGTGA
- a CDS encoding 50S ribosomal protein L23, which produces MSTRNIEPRHYDVIVSPVITEKATTASEQNKVVFNVAKTASKPSIKEAVEKLFDVKVKSVNTLVRKGKTKIFKGRKGVQSDVKKAVVTLEEGQKIDITTGL; this is translated from the coding sequence ATGAGCACGCGCAACATCGAACCGCGTCATTACGACGTGATCGTCTCGCCCGTCATCACCGAGAAGGCGACGACCGCGAGCGAGCAGAACAAGGTTGTCTTCAACGTCGCGAAGACCGCTTCCAAGCCTTCCATCAAGGAAGCCGTGGAGAAGCTTTTCGACGTGAAGGTCAAGAGCGTGAACACGCTGGTCCGCAAGGGCAAGACGAAGATCTTCAAAGGCCGCAAGGGCGTCCAGAGCGACGTCAAGAAAGCGGTCGTGACCCTCGAAGAGGGCCAGAAGATCGACATCACCACGGGCCTCTGA
- the rpsJ gene encoding 30S ribosomal protein S10, with amino-acid sequence MNGQNIRIRLKAFDHRILDASTREIVATAKRTGAQVRGPIPLPTRIEKFTVNRSPHIDKKSREQFEMRTHKRLLDIVDPTPQTVDALMKLDLAAGVDVEIKL; translated from the coding sequence ATGAACGGCCAGAACATTCGAATTCGCCTGAAGGCGTTCGATCACCGCATCCTCGATGCGTCGACGCGCGAGATCGTCGCCACGGCCAAGCGCACGGGCGCGCAGGTGCGCGGCCCGATCCCGCTGCCCACGCGGATCGAGAAGTTCACCGTTAACCGTTCCCCTCACATCGACAAGAAGTCGCGTGAGCAGTTCGAGATGCGCACCCACAAGCGCCTGCTCGATATCGTCGATCCGACGCCCCAGACGGTGGACGCGCTGATGAAGCTCGACCTCGCCGCCGGCGTTGACGTCGAAATCAAGCTCTGA
- a CDS encoding TPM domain-containing protein produces MDPQSATTTTTQDAGRYGLPQHALQRIAEAVTLAEAKTSAEIRVVVTRAPLVQHSFFSILWASLAALVLPWLVVLAYPMPALSALALQSVLFVLLAAALLMPGVAEKAIPRLALKAAARNAAIETFLSYGIPQTKGRTGILIFAAARERLVEVVADDAAHGPLGAAAWRDICDTVAARARQGSLAEGLVAGVEKAGELLAGPLPRRPGDSNEMPNHVVVL; encoded by the coding sequence ATGGACCCGCAATCCGCCACGACGACCACCACCCAGGATGCCGGCCGCTACGGCCTGCCGCAGCACGCGCTCCAGCGCATCGCCGAGGCGGTGACGCTGGCGGAGGCCAAGACCTCCGCTGAAATCCGCGTGGTGGTGACCCGGGCGCCGCTGGTGCAGCACTCATTCTTCTCCATCCTGTGGGCCTCGCTGGCGGCGCTGGTGCTGCCGTGGCTCGTCGTGCTCGCCTATCCCATGCCGGCGCTGTCGGCTCTGGCGCTGCAGTCGGTGCTGTTCGTGCTACTCGCTGCCGCGCTGCTGATGCCGGGCGTCGCGGAGAAAGCCATCCCCCGCCTCGCGCTCAAGGCGGCCGCGCGCAACGCGGCCATCGAGACCTTCCTGAGCTACGGCATTCCCCAGACCAAGGGCCGCACCGGCATCCTGATCTTCGCCGCCGCGCGCGAGCGCCTCGTGGAAGTGGTGGCGGACGACGCGGCCCATGGCCCGCTGGGCGCCGCCGCGTGGCGCGACATCTGCGACACGGTCGCCGCCCGCGCCCGGCAGGGCAGCCTTGCCGAAGGGCTCGTGGCGGGGGTGGAGAAGGCGGGCGAACTCCTCGCCGGCCCCCTGCCGCGCCGGCCGGGCGACAGCAATGAGATGCCCAACCATGTGGTGGTGCTCTGA